From the genome of Pseudomonas sp. WJP1:
TTTTCCGGCAAATGGTCGGCGATCACCCGCTCCAGCGCGTCGAGGTTGTGCCCGTGCTGCGCGGAAATCGGGATGATCTGTGCGTTCGGCAGCTGCTCCTGCAACCAACTCAGGTGCGGCATCAGCTCGGCCTTGTCCTCGATACGATCGGTCTTGTTCAGCGCCACGATCAGCGGACCGGTCACGTATTGCACGCGCTCGAGGACCATCTGGTCTTCGTCGGTCCACTTGGTACGGTCGACCACGAAGATCACCACGTCGACGTCTTTCAACGCCGCCGAAGCGGTCTTGTTCATGTAGCGGTTCAAGGCCTTTTCGCCGCCCTTGTGCATACCGGGCGTATCGACGTAGATCGCCTGCACATCACCCTCGGTCTTGATGCCGAGCATGTTGTGACGGGTGGTTTGCGGCTTGCGCGAGGTGATCGCCAGCTTCTGGCCGAGGATGTGGTTGAGCAGCGTGGACTTGCCCACGTTCGGACGGCCGACGATGGCAACATAGCCACAGCGCGTTGCGTTTGTATCAGTCATTGCCATTCTCCACACCCAGGGCAATCAGTGCTGCGGCGGCCGCTACCTGTTCGGCAATACGACGGCTCACACCCTGACCTCGGCTTTTTTCATTCAGAAGGGTGATTTCACATTCGACGAAGAACGTCCGGCAATGCGGTTCACCCTGGATATCCACCACTTCGTAACGCGGCAGCTCGCAACCACGGGACTGCAGGAATTCCTGCAGGCGGGTTTTTGGATCTTTGTTGGTGTCGACCAGCGTCAGGCCTTCGAACTCCCCAGCCAGCCAGGCCAGCACGCGCTCGCGCGCCACTTCCATGCCGGCGTCCAGGTAGATCGCGCCAATCAGTGCCTCCAGGGCATCGGCCAGAATCGACTCGCGACGGAAACCGCCGCTTTTCAGTTCACCGGAGCCCAGGCGCAGGTATTCGCCCAGATCGAAACCACGGGCCAGTACGGCCAGGGTCTCACCTTTGACCAGGCGTGCGCGCAAACGCGACAGCTGGCCTTCGCGGGCCAGCGGGAAGCGATCGAACAACGCCTCGCCGGCAACGAAGTTGAGGATGGCATCACCGAGGAATTCCAGGCGTTCGTTGTTACGCCCGGCAAAACTGCGGTGAGTCAGGGCCAGGACCATCAGTTCCTGGTCCTTGAAGGTGTAGCCGAGCTGACGCTCGAGACGGCTTAAGGAGACGCTCACGGTTTACCCACGCTGAGTTCGTGGTTGGATTCCACCGCCATCGCCGGGAATTGGCGCAGGCTTGGGACAATTAACGCTGTGTTCAAAAATAACGTCCTGAATATCGTTGTTTTCATGCCTCTGTCGCCGATTGTGCCGACTCCAGAAATGCATTCGGCGCTGTGTTCAACAGCGCCGTGTCTGATTACTGGATCAGGCCAACCCGCGAGAAATTCGGCAGGTGACTGAGTTTGGGTTCCGGCCAGCTCATCCAGACCGCGAAGGCCTTGCCGACGATATTCTTGTCGGGAACCATGCCCAGCAGATCCTTGGGAATGGCTGGATCATCCCAATAGCGACTGTCGTTGGAGTTGTCGCGGTTGTCGCCCATCATGAAGTAGTGCCCGGCGGGCACGGTCCATGTACGGTCCGGCGCTGCGCGGTAACGGCTCATTTCCTTGCGGATCAGGTGCTCGGCGACACCGAGTTTTTCCTTGTAGAGCTCGGCGCTGCCCAGCGTGCCCGGCTCGGAGCCGACCAGCTTTTCGGCAATCGACTCACCGTTGACGAACAGACGCTTGTCAGCGGTGTACCGCACCGTATCGCCCGGCAGCCCCACTACACGCTTGATGTAGTTGACGTTCGGATCGCTCGGATAACGGAACACCATCACATCGCCACGCTGCGGCTCACCGACTTCGATGACTTTCTTGTCGATCACCGGCAAGCGAATCCCGTAGGAAAACTTGCTCACCAGGATGAAGTCGCCGACGTCCAGGGTCGGTTTCATCGAGCCGGAAGGGATCTGGAACGGTTCCACCAGGAACGAACGCAGCACCAGCACGATGAACAACACCGGGAAGAACGACTTGCCGTATTCGACCAGCAAGGGTTCCTTGCTCAGCTTCTCGACCACCACCCCGTCAGGCTGGCTGACGCTGCCCTGATAGGAAGCGATGGCAGCACGCCGACGCGGCGCCAGGATCAACAGATCAAGCAACGCCAACAGGCCGCAGACGAACACGGCGATGACCAGCAACAGCGGGAAATTTAGTGACATAGGACCTAGCTATCCAACCTGAGCACGGCAAGGAAGGCTTCCTGTGGAATTTCCACGTTGCCGACCTGCTTCATGCGTTTTTTACCGGCCTTTTGCTTTTCCAGCAGCTTTTTCTTACGGCTTACGTCACCGCCGTAGCATTTGGCCAATACGTTCTTTCTGAGCGCCTTGACGGTTGTACGCGCCACAATCTGCCCGCCAATGGCGGCCTGGATTGCCACGTCGAACATCTGCCGCGGAATCAGTTCTTTCATCTTCTCGGTCAACTGGCGACCTTTGTAGTGCGCATTGTCACGGTGCACGATCAACGCCAGGGCGTCGACCTTGTCGCCGTTGATCAGCACGTCCAGTTTCACCAGACTAGCCGATTGGTAACGATCGAAATGGTAATCCAGCGAAGCATAGCCGCGGCTGGTGGATTTCAGGCGATCGAAGAAGTCCAGGACCACTTCGTTCATCGGCAAGTCGTAGGTCACTTGGACCTGGGAGCCAAGGAACAGCATGTCGACCTGCACACCACGTTTCTCGATGCACAGCGTAATGACGTTACCCAGGTGCTCTTGCGGCACAAGAATGTTGGCGCGCACGATCGGCTCGCGCATGTCTTCGATGGTAGACAGGTCCGGCAGCTTCGACGGGTTATCGACGTAGATCGTCTCGCCGGTCTTGAGCAGCAGTTCGAAGATTACCGTCGGCGCCGTGGTAATCAGGTCCAGGTCATACTCGCGCTCCAGGCGCTCCTGGATGATTTCCATGTGCAGCATGCCGAGGAACCCGCAACGGAAGCCGAAGCCCAGGGCGTCGGAGCTTTCCGGGGTGTACTGCAGCGACGAATCGTTCAGGGTGAGCTTTTGCAGGGCCTCACGGAAGTCTTCGAAGTCGTCGGAGCTGACCGGGAACAGGCCGGCGTAGACCTGCGGCTGGATGCGCTTGAAACCTGGCAGTACATCGACATCCGGCGTCGAGCTCAAGGTCAGGGTGTCACCCACCGGCGCACCGTGAATGTCCTTGATGCTGGCGATGATGAAGCCCACTTCACCGGCCTTCAGGTCGACGGTCGGGGTGTGTTTCGGGTTGAATACACCGACGCTGTCCACCAGGTGGACCTTGCCGGTGGACTTGACCAGGATCTTGTCACCCTTCTTCACGCGACCGTGGCGCACTCGCACCAGGGACACGACGCCCAGGTAGTTGTCGAACCAGGAGTCGATGATCAACGCTTGCAGCGGATCCTCGATGTTGCCGGTCGGCGCAGGAATGGTGGTGACCAGGCGCTCAAGCACTTCATCAACGCCCAGGCCGGTCTTGGCAGAGCACGTGACCGCGTCGGTGGCATCGATGCCGATGATTTTTTCGATTTCTTCCTTGACGCGGTCCGGATCGGCCTGTGGCAGGTCGATCTTGTTCAGCACCGGCATCACTTCCAGGCCCTGTTCGATGGCCGTGTAGCAGTTGGCAACCGACTGCGCTTCAACACCTTGACCGGCATCGACCACCAGCAGCGCGCCTTCACAGGCTGCCAGCGAGCGGCTCACTTCATAGGTGAAGTCAACGTGACCTGGGGTATCGATGAAGTTCAACTGGTAGTTGATCCCATCGCGAGCCTTGTAATACAGCGTGACGCTGTGCGCCTTGATGGTGATCCCGCGCTCACGCTCAAGATCCATGGAATCCAATACCTGGGCTTCCATTTCACGCTCGGCCAGGCCGCCGCACATCTGGATGAAACGATCGGCCAGCGTCGACTTGCCATGGTCAATGTGGGCGATGATGGAGAAATTGCGGATATGACTCAAATCACTCACGGATCAACACTCAAAAAGGCTGCAGGCATAGCCCGCCGAAAAATAGCCGGGAATTGTACCTGATCCACGGCGCAAGCGTCACGTTTGCAGGCCAGACGGCCCGTACAAAAACGCCCCGGTCTTGCGACAGGGGCGTTTTTTATCAGCAGTGAAGCGAGGAATTGGTCGCCATCAACCGGCGCGACGCAACAACCACAGCCCGGCCAGGGCACAGACACTGGCTGGCACGAGCACCGCAAACAGGGGCGAAAAACCGAAAACCAGGCTTGAAGGCCCCAGCAGATCCTGGGCAATACGGAAGGTGAAGCCCACCAGCACACCGGTAAACACCCGCTGACCGAGGGTCACCGAGCGCAGCGGACCAAAGATGAAGGAGATTGCCATCAGTACCAGGGCAGCGGTAACCAGCGGCTGCAACACCTTGACCCAAAATGCCAGCCAGTAGCGGCCATTGTTCAGTCCCTGGTCGGCAAGATAGTGGATATAGCCCCACAGCCCCGAGATCGACAGCGATTCCGGTGCCATGACCACCGTGCTCAGCAATTGCGGGCTCAACGCCACGTCCCAGCGCTCGACTGGGGCAGCCACCACTTCGGTGCTCTTTTCGTGGAATACCGTGGTGGTGACATCGGACAACTGCCAGTGATCCTTGTCGAACTCGGCGCGCTTGGCGAAGCTCGCCGACAGCATGTGCCGCTCTTTGTCGAAGTGATAGCGGGTCACGCCATACAGCAGGCCATTGGGTTGCACGGAGTTGACGTGGATGAATTCGTCACCCTGGCGATGCCACAGGCCGTGCTTGGCGCTTTGCGCGTCGCCACTGCCCTGGGCCAGCGAGCGGTTGGCCTGGGCGGCGCTTTCAGTCGCTGGCGCCACATACTCACCAATCAGCACCCCCACCACCATCAGCACCAGCATCGGCTTCATGACCGCCCAGACGATCCGCCCGATGGACACGCCGGCCGCACGCATGATGGTCAGCTCGCTGTTGCTGGCCAGGCTGCCGAGACCGATCAGGCAACCGATCAGGGCCGCCATCGGCAGCATGTCGTAGAGCCGGCGTGGCGCCGTCAGCAACACGTAGCTCAGGACGTCGACCAGGGTGTAGGTATCGCTGGCGTCGCCCATCTCGTCGATGAACGCGAACAACGTGGCCAGGCCGAGAATAATCCCCAATACCGCCAGGATCGCCACGAACACGCTGCTACCGATGTAGCGGTCGAGCTTAACCACGGGCCACCTCCAGCGCGCTGCGGCGACTCGCCATCTTCAAGCGTAAAGGCTCCCAGTAGAGCAGGCCCAGGCCAATGGCCAGGAATATCCCGTGCACCCACCACAAGCCCAGCGCTGGCGGGATCTTGCCCTTTTCAAGGGCGCCGCGAGCGGCAATCAGGATGGTCAGGTAGGCCATATAGAGAAGGATTGCCGGCAACAGCTTGAGGAAACGCCCTTGGCGCGGGTTGACCCGCGACAGCGGCACCGCCATCAAGGTGACGATGAACACCAGCAACGGCAGGGACAGGCGCCATTGCAGTTCGGTGCGCGAACGGATGTCTTCGCTGCCCAGTAAGGAAGCCGTGGTCATGGCGTCACGATCGGTCACTTCGTCGCTGACGTCCGGCTTGGGCAACAGCACGCCGTATTCGTCGTACTTGATCGCCCGGTAATCGGCCTGCCCAGGGTTGCCGTCATAGCGGTAGCCGTTATCGAGGATCAGGTAGCGGTTGCCGTCGGGGCGGATTTCCTGTCGGCCTTTTTCCGCCACCAGCACGGAGATCCCGCGATCCTTCTTGTCGGAACTGATGTTCTTTTGCGAAATGAAGACCCCCGCCAGATTGATGCGGTCGTCAGACAGCTGCTCGGTATAGGTCACCCGCGTGCCATCGCGCAGGGCCTGGAAGCGGCCAGGCTCGAGGGTGTCGAACTCGGTCAGGGCATCCTGCTTGTTCAGAAGCAACTGGAACTGATTGGCGCCCTGTGGCGCCAGGCTCAGGCTCAACCAGGCAACGAGCAGTGCAACCAGGGTGGCCGGGAACAGGGTCATGCGAAACAGGCGTTGCTGGCTCATGCCGGTGGCCGACAGCACGGTCATTTCGCTTTCAAGGTACAGGCGACCGTACGCCAGCAGGATCCCGAGAAACAGGCCCAGCGGCAGGATCAGCTGCAGGAACCCCGGCAGGCGAAAACCCATGATGAGGAACAGCGAGCCCGGATCCAGTTGACCGGAAGCGGCCTGCGCGAGGTACTTGATGAAGCGTCCGCTCATGATGATGACCAGCAGCACCGCACTGACGGCGCTCAAGGTCAACAGGACTTCGCGGGATAGATAACGGAAGACAATCAAACCAGACACTCCAGGGTTGTCAGGCTATGGCGGCCAAACAAGCAAACACATCAGACAGCCCGCAAGGCAGGGCCGTCGAAAAAGATGGCGCATTATCCTGTGATTGGGTGCGCCTGTCACTGCGCAATGCATTGGGGGAATGTAGGAGCGAGTGCTCCGGGCGGCGATCCGACGATGGTCGTCAACGATAACGCGGGAAGTCTGAGGCCCCGCGGCGGCCTCAGGTTTTTCGCGAGCAGGCTCGCTCCTGCATTGGCCGACAAAACCGCGAAGATCGTACAACCGAGGGTTGTCAGGCGCCGCTGGCGAGGTTCAAACTGCCGCCTTCGTCGCCAATCGATCCTGGCGCCTTTCTATTTATAAGCAAGCGCTGCCCGCACCTTGTCGAGCGCTTGTCTATTGACCATCAATTCAGGGACCCGGACATGGAACTGGTTGTAAAAAGCGTCAACCCGCAAACGTTGAAAACCGCCACGCTGGTGGTTGCCGTCGGCGAAGGCCGCAAGCTCGGCGCTGTGGCCAAACAGCTCGACGAACTCAGCGCTGGCGCCATCAGTGCCGTACTCAAGCGCGGCGACCTGGCCGGTAAGGTTGGCCAGAGCCTGTTGCTGCACAGCCTGCCGAACCTGAAAGCCGAGCGCGTATTGCTGGTCGGCGTGGGCAAGGATGAAGAACTGGGTGACCGCCCGTTCCGCAAAATCATTGCCGGCATCCTCAGCACGCTCAAAGGCCTGGGCGGCAGCGACGCCGTGCTGGCCCTGGACGAAATCGTCGTCAAGGGCCGCGACAGCTACGGCAAGACACGCCTGCTGGCCGAAACCCTGGTGGACGGCGAATACCAGTTCGACCAGTTCAAGAGCCAGAAAGCCGAGCCGCGCGCCCTGAAGAAAATCACCCTGGTGACCATCAAGGCCGCCGAGGCTGAAGTGCAACGCGCCGTGAACCACGCCACCGCCATTGCCAACGGCATGGCCTTGACCCGTGACCTGGGCAACCTGCCGCCGAACATCTGCCACCCGACTTTCCTTGGCGAGCAAGCCAAAGACCTGGGCAAGCAATTCAAGGACCTGAAAGTCGAAGTCCTCGATGAGAAAAAAATCAAGGCCCTGGGCATGGGCTCGTTCTACGCCGTCGGCCAGGGCAGCGCCCAGCCGCCACGCCTGATCGTCATGCAATACAACGGTGGCAAGAAGTCCGAGAAGCCCTACGCCCTGGTCGGCAAGGGCATCACCTTCGACACCGGCGGCATCAGCCTCAAGCCGGGCGCCGGCATGGATGAAATGAAGTACGACATGGGTGGCGCTGCCAGCGTGTTCGGCACCGTGCGTGCCGTGCTCGAACTGAAGCTGCCGATCAACCTGGTGTGCATCCTGGCTTGCGCCGAGAACATGCCAAGCGGCAATGCATCGCGCCCAGGCGACATCGTCACCACCATGAGTGGCCAGACCGTGGAAATCCTCAACACCGACGCCGAAGGCCGTCTGGTGCTGTGCGACGCCCTGACCTACTCCGAGCGTTTCAAGCCGCAAGCAGTGATCGACATCGCCACCCTGACCGGCGCCTGCGTGGTTGCACTGGGCTCGCACACCTCGGGCCTGCTGGGCAACAACGAGCAATTGATCGACCAACTGCTGAGCGCCGGCAAGGCGGCCGACGACCGCGCCTGGCAATTGCCGCTGTTCGATGAGTACCAGGAACAGCTGGACAGCCCGTTTGCCGACATCGCCAACATCGGTGGTCCGAAAGCCGGCACCATCACGGCGGCCTGCTTCCTGTCGCGCTTCACCAAGAACCTGAACTGGGCGCACCTGGACATCGCCGGCACCGCATGGACCAGTGGCGGCAAGGACAAGGGCGCCACTGGCCGTCCGGTTCCGCTGCTGACCCAATACCTGCTGGACCGCGCCAAAGCCTGAAACCAATGATCCCGGGCGGCGTCACTTTCGAGTGACGCCGCACAAGGGTCAGGAACCGCAATGACCAAAGTCGACTTCTATATCCTGCCCAGTGCCGATCCTTCGGCGCGGCTGGATTTCGCCTGCAAGCTCACCGAAAAAGCCTGGCGCATGGGCCATCGCGTCTATCTGCATTGCAGCGATGCGGCCCAGCGTGACGATCTCGATGCGCGCCTGTGGGCCTTCAAGGGCGAAAGCTTCGTGCCCCACGGCCCCGCCGAAAGCGAACCGGACAGCCTGATCGTACTGGGCTTTGGCGATGACTGCGGTCAGCATCAGGACCTGCTGGTCAATCTCGACCTGAAAGTGCCGGCCTTTGCCCAGCGTTTCGCCCGCGTGGCGGAAGTGGTGGTCGAAGATCCGGTCATACGTACAGCTGCGCGGGAGAGTTTCCGTTTCTACCGCGAACAGGGCTATCCTCTGCAAGATCACCGTTTACAGCGACTCTGAGCATTCCGATGGACACTCCAAAACCGCTGCAACAATCCGCGCACTTGTTGGACGACCTCGAATCGATCCGCCAATTGCTCGGCGATGACAACCTGCAACCGCCTCTTCTGACCGACACCGTTGAAGAAGGTGACCAGGAACAGATTCCGATGCTGTTCGACACCGTCAGCGAACCCACGCCGGCCGTCGCACCGACACCGCCCAAGCCCGCCGCCGAACCCGCGCCGAGCAACAACCAGAACGCCGACGCGTTGCTTTACCTGGACAGCGAACTGCGCGCCGCCGCGCAATTGATCATGCAAGACGTGATCGACGACTTCGCGCCGCACATCGAAACCGAAATCAAACGCCGCCTCAGTGCGCGGATGGAGCGGTTACTGAGCCAGTACAACGACTGAACCAAACACCGCCCCCTGTAGGAGTGAGCCTGCTCGCGATGGCGGTGTGCCAGTCACCATTCAAGTCGACTGACACACCGCCATCGCGAGCAGGCTCACTCCTACAAGGGATCTGCCGCGCCGTTAATATGGCGCGCCGTCCGCACTCGCTCGCCCTGCGCCCCATGCCCCGCTATACTTGCCGGCTTTTCCTGAACAAATGCCAATAGGGTCCCGCCGCGCATGGATAAGACCTACCAGCCGCACGCCATTGAAACTTCCTGGTACAACACCTGGGAGTCAGAGAATTACTTCGCCCCGCAAGGCGCGGGCGAGTCCTACACCATCATGATCCCGCCGCCGAACGTCACCGGCAGCCTGCACATGGGGCATGGCTTCAACAACGCGATCATGGACGCCCTGATCCGTTTCCGCCGCATGCAGGGTCGCAACACCCTGTGGCAACCGGGTACCGACCACGCCGGTATCGCCACGCAGATGCTGGTGGAGCGTCAACTCGAAGCCCAGGGCCAGAATCGCCACGACCTGGGCCGCGACAAGTTCCTGGAGAAAGTCTGGGAATGGAAGGATCAGTCCGGCGGCAATATCAGCCGTCAGATCCGTCGTCTCGGCTCGTCCGTGGACTGGAGCCGCGAGCGCTTCACCATGGACGACGGCCTCTCGGAAGCCGTGAAGGAAGCGTTCGTGCGCCTGCACGAAGATGGCCTGATCTACCGCGGCAAGCGCCTGGTCAACTGGGACACCAAGCTGCACACGGCGATTTCCGACCTTGAAGTGGAAAACCACGACGAGAAAGGTTTCCTGTGGAACCTGAAGTACCCGCTGGCCGATGGCGCCAAGACCGCTGAAGGCAACGCATTCCTGATCGTCGCGACCACCCGTCCGGAAACCATGCTCGGCGACTCCGCCGTCGCGGTTAACCCGAACGATGAGCGCTACAAAGCCCTGATCGGCAAATTTGTCGAGCTGCCGCTGGTCGGCCGCCGCATCCCGATCATCGCCGACGATTACTGCGATCCTGAATTCGGCACCGGCTGCGTGAAAATCACCCCGGCCCACGATTTCAACGACTACGAAGTCGGCAAGCGCCACAACCTGCCGCTGCTGAACATCTTCGACAAGAACGCCAATGTCCTGCCTGCGGTTCAGGCGTTCAACCTCGATGGCACCTTGAACGAATCGATCGACGGCAAGATCCCGGCTGAATATGCCGGCCTGGACCGCTTCGAAGCGCGCAAGCAGATCGTCGCGGCGTTCGAGGCCGCGGGCCTGCTGGTCAGCGTCGACGATCACGCCCTGAAAGTGCCGAAAGGCGACCGTTCCGGCACCATCATCGAGCCGTGGCTGACCGACCAATGGTACGTGTCCACCAAGCCGTTGGCCGAGCCTGCGATTGCCGCCGTTGAAGACGGTCGCATCCAGTTCGTGCCGAAACAGTACGAAAACATGTACTTCTCGTGGATGCGTGACATTCAGGACTGGTGCATCAGCCGTCAGCTGTGGTGGGGCCACCGGATTCCGGCCTGGTACGACGAGTCGGGCAAAGTCTACGTCGGTCGCGACGAAGCCGAAGTACGCGCCAAGCACAACCTCGGCCCGGATGTTGCGCTGCAACAGGACAACGACGTACTCGACACCTGGTTCAGCTCGGGCCTGTGGACCTTCTCCACCCTGGGCTGGCCGGAACAGACCGAGTTCCTGAAGAAATTCCACTCCACCGACGTGCTGGTCACCGGCTTCGACATCATTTTCTTCTGGGTTGCCCGGATGATCATGCTGACGATGCACCTGATCAAGAACGAGGATGGTACGCCGCAGGTGCCGTTCAAGACCGTCTACGTGCACGGCCTGGTGCGTGATGGCCAGGGCCAGAAGATGTCCAAGTCCAAGGGCAACGTCCTTGACCCGCTGGACATCATCGACGGTATCGAACTGGAAGAGCTGGTGCAGAAACGCACCTCCGGCCTGATGCAGCCGAAACTGGCGAAGAAGATCGAGAAGCAGACCCGCGACGAGTTCGCCGAGGGCATCGCCAGCTACGGCACCGACGCCCTGCGCTTCACGTTCTGCTCGCTGGCCTCCACCGGTCGCGACATCAAGTTCGACATGGGCCGCGTCGAAGGCTATCGCAACTTCTGCAACAAGATCTGGAACGCTGCGCGCTACGTGCTGGACAAGGGCGAAGACTGCGGCCAGAACGGCGAAGCCTACGAGCTCTCGCTGGCTGACCGCTGGATCATTTCGCAGCTGCAACGCACCGAAGCCGAAGTGACCCGCCAGCTCGACCAGTTCCGTTTCGACCTGGCCGCGCAAGCCTTGTACGAGTTCATCTGGAACCAGTATTGCGACTGGTACCTGGAACTGTCCAAACCTGTGCTGTGGGACGAAAACGCGCCGGTCGAACGCCAGCGCGGCACCCGTCGCACCCTGGTTCGCGTGCTCGAAGTCGCCCTGCGCCTGGCGCACCCGTTCATGCCGTTCATCACCGAAGAAATCTGGCAGCGCCTTGCGCCGCTGGCCGGTATCGAAGGCAAGACGATCATGCTGCAACCTTGGCCAGTGGCCAATGAAGCACGCATCGACCAGGCCGCCGAAGACGACATCGAATGGCTCAAGGGCCTGATGCTCGGCACGCGTAACATCCGTGGCGAGATGAACATCGGCCCGGGCAAACCGCTGCCGCTGTACCTCAAGAACGTCAGTGCAGAAGATCAGCGTCGCCTGAGCGAGAACGAAGCGTTGCTCAAGAAACTGGCACGCCTGGAATCGATCACCGTACTGGCCGCTGGCGAAGAGGCACCGCTGTCCGCCACCGCACTGGTCGGCGAGATGGAAGTGCTGGTGCCAATGGCCGGCTTGATCGACAAAGGCGCCGAGCTTGCGCGTCTGGACAAGGAAATCCAGCGCCTGCAAGGCGAAGTGCAGCGCGTCGGCGGCAAGCTGTCCAACGCCGGGTTCGTTGACAAGGCACCTGCCGAAGTCATCGACAAGGAACGCGCCAAACTGGCCGAAGCCGAACAGGCTCTGGGCAAGTTGGCCGAGCAGCATGCGCGGATTGCCAGCCTGTAACGGCAGATCGCAATAAGAAAGGGAGGCCCAAGTGGCCTCCCTTTTTTATTCCAGAAACACCAACATCCATTGTAGGAGTGAGCCTGCTCGCGATAGCGGTATGCCAATCGCGATCGTCATCGACTGAACCACCGCTATCGCGAGCAGGCTCACTCCTACAATTGGTCGGTGTTGCCCCACAGATGTGGGACAATGCCCGCCACTTTTAGCCATACCCGAATCGACACGCCCATGACCGCCCCCCGCACACCCAAACCTGCGCGTAAAAAGCCCGTATCCGCGACCCCGGCCAAAGCCGTGGAACCGCGTGAGAAGGCCAGCCTGCATCCGCGCAATCGCCATCAGGGTCGTTACGACTTCCCGGCGCTGATCAAGACCACGCCGGAACTGGCGAAGTTCGTGATCATCAACCCGTACGGCAAGGAAAGCATCGACTTCGCCAGCCCGGATGCGGTCAGGGTATTCAACCGGGCACTGCTCAAGTCGTTCTACGGCATCGCCCATTGGGACATTCCGGCCGACTACCTGTGCCCGCCGGTTCCGGGTCGTGCGGATTACGTGCACTTCCTGGCGGACCTGCTGGCCAGCGCCAATGAAGGTGTGATTCCGCGCGGCGCCGCGGTCAAGGTGCTGGACATCGGCATGGGCGCCAACTGTGTATATCCGCTGATCGGCCATAGCGACTACCGCTGGCAGTTCCTCGGCTCAGAGATTGATTCGACCGCCATCGCTGCGGCCAAAGCCATCATTCAAGCCAATGGCCTGAACAAAGCCATTCAGATTCGCCAGCAGAGCAATCCCAAGCAGATTTTGCTGGGGCTGCTGGAGAGCGCCGAGCGCTTTGACCTGACGATGTGCAACCCACCGTTCCACGCCTCGCTGGACGAAGCTACGCGCGGCAGCACACGCAAGTGGCGCGCGTTGGGCAAGGCCGATCCGAAACGCAAACTGCCGGTGCTGAATTTTGGCGGTCAGGCCGCGGAATTGTGGTGTGAGGGCGGTGAAGCGCGATTCGTCACCCAACTGATCAGCGAAAGCGCGCAGGTGGGGCAACAGGTGCTGTGGTTCAGCACACTGGTATCGAAAGCTTCGAACCTGCCAGCAATCCAGACCGCGCTGAAAAAAGCCGGGGCACTGCAAAGCCAGGTGGTGGAAATGTCCCAGGGCCAGAAACAGAGTCGCTTCGTGGCGTGGACGTTCCAGACCCCAGCGCAACAACAGGCCTGGCGTCAGGCGCGCTGGGTGAAACCTTCAGCGTAATAAACTGCGGACACAAAAAAACCGTGCCCGGATCACTCCGGCGCACGGTTTTTTTTTAACAAATCTTACTTGTTAACAGCGTCGGTCAGGCCTTTAGCCACAACCAGCTTGATCACTTTCTTGGCAGCGATTTCGATGGCAGCGCCAGTCGAAGGGTTACGGCCAGTACGGGCAGGAC
Proteins encoded in this window:
- the lepB gene encoding signal peptidase I — its product is MSLNFPLLLVIAVFVCGLLALLDLLILAPRRRAAIASYQGSVSQPDGVVVEKLSKEPLLVEYGKSFFPVLFIVLVLRSFLVEPFQIPSGSMKPTLDVGDFILVSKFSYGIRLPVIDKKVIEVGEPQRGDVMVFRYPSDPNVNYIKRVVGLPGDTVRYTADKRLFVNGESIAEKLVGSEPGTLGSAELYKEKLGVAEHLIRKEMSRYRAAPDRTWTVPAGHYFMMGDNRDNSNDSRYWDDPAIPKDLLGMVPDKNIVGKAFAVWMSWPEPKLSHLPNFSRVGLIQ
- the lptG gene encoding LPS export ABC transporter permease LptG gives rise to the protein MVKLDRYIGSSVFVAILAVLGIILGLATLFAFIDEMGDASDTYTLVDVLSYVLLTAPRRLYDMLPMAALIGCLIGLGSLASNSELTIMRAAGVSIGRIVWAVMKPMLVLMVVGVLIGEYVAPATESAAQANRSLAQGSGDAQSAKHGLWHRQGDEFIHVNSVQPNGLLYGVTRYHFDKERHMLSASFAKRAEFDKDHWQLSDVTTTVFHEKSTEVVAAPVERWDVALSPQLLSTVVMAPESLSISGLWGYIHYLADQGLNNGRYWLAFWVKVLQPLVTAALVLMAISFIFGPLRSVTLGQRVFTGVLVGFTFRIAQDLLGPSSLVFGFSPLFAVLVPASVCALAGLWLLRRAG
- the rnc gene encoding ribonuclease III, yielding MSVSLSRLERQLGYTFKDQELMVLALTHRSFAGRNNERLEFLGDAILNFVAGEALFDRFPLAREGQLSRLRARLVKGETLAVLARGFDLGEYLRLGSGELKSGGFRRESILADALEALIGAIYLDAGMEVARERVLAWLAGEFEGLTLVDTNKDPKTRLQEFLQSRGCELPRYEVVDIQGEPHCRTFFVECEITLLNEKSRGQGVSRRIAEQVAAAAALIALGVENGND
- the lepA gene encoding translation elongation factor 4, with the protein product MSDLSHIRNFSIIAHIDHGKSTLADRFIQMCGGLAEREMEAQVLDSMDLERERGITIKAHSVTLYYKARDGINYQLNFIDTPGHVDFTYEVSRSLAACEGALLVVDAGQGVEAQSVANCYTAIEQGLEVMPVLNKIDLPQADPDRVKEEIEKIIGIDATDAVTCSAKTGLGVDEVLERLVTTIPAPTGNIEDPLQALIIDSWFDNYLGVVSLVRVRHGRVKKGDKILVKSTGKVHLVDSVGVFNPKHTPTVDLKAGEVGFIIASIKDIHGAPVGDTLTLSSTPDVDVLPGFKRIQPQVYAGLFPVSSDDFEDFREALQKLTLNDSSLQYTPESSDALGFGFRCGFLGMLHMEIIQERLEREYDLDLITTAPTVIFELLLKTGETIYVDNPSKLPDLSTIEDMREPIVRANILVPQEHLGNVITLCIEKRGVQVDMLFLGSQVQVTYDLPMNEVVLDFFDRLKSTSRGYASLDYHFDRYQSASLVKLDVLINGDKVDALALIVHRDNAHYKGRQLTEKMKELIPRQMFDVAIQAAIGGQIVARTTVKALRKNVLAKCYGGDVSRKKKLLEKQKAGKKRMKQVGNVEIPQEAFLAVLRLDS
- the era gene encoding GTPase Era; translated protein: MTDTNATRCGYVAIVGRPNVGKSTLLNHILGQKLAITSRKPQTTRHNMLGIKTEGDVQAIYVDTPGMHKGGEKALNRYMNKTASAALKDVDVVIFVVDRTKWTDEDQMVLERVQYVTGPLIVALNKTDRIEDKAELMPHLSWLQEQLPNAQIIPISAQHGHNLDALERVIADHLPENDHFFPEDQITDRSSRFLAAELVREKIMRQMGAELPYQITVEIEEFKQQGKTLHIHALILVERDGQKKIIIGDKGERIKRIGTEARKDMELLFDSKIMLNLWVKVKGGWSDDERALRSLGYGDL